Proteins from one Colias croceus chromosome 22, ilColCroc2.1 genomic window:
- the LOC123701729 gene encoding beta-1,3-galactosyltransferase 5-like isoform X2 — MWIIFYSQLLIEPSTPPCDNLLAIVTSSPLRFAQRDAIRATWGKGLRTLFLLGVNGGREEDLLVDNYIEAKLHSDMIIYQFNDHYQNLTLKTGLIMKWTLEKCPSTSWLLKTDDDVLVNPWRMREVVNGSQAALIGYRKENNYLHRDPYNKWFVPKWLIRNDHVPQYLSGTGYLINVKYIQQILEAAYKVPMINLEDVYFTYLVANQTAGLNLTHDRSLSPYKPWLPISCLYWGLASAHSLNPQEILKWGSRILEMGRDYENNETFCAFDSFSEWLLY; from the exons ATGTGGATAATAT TTTACAGCCAACTGCTAATAGAGCCATCTACACCACCATGCGATAATCTCTTAGCAATAGTGACGTCATCGCCGCTCCGTTTCGCTCAACGCGACGCGATTCGCGCGACATGGGGAAAGGGGTTGAGAACGTTATTCTTGCTTGGGGTTAATGGGGGTCGGGAGGAAGATCTACTG GTAGACAATTACATAGAGGCGAAGCTACACAGTGACATGATAATATACCAGTTCAACGACCACTACCAGAACCTGACCCTCAAGACCGGTCTGATAATGAAGTGGACCCTGGAGAAATGTCCCTCAACCAGCTGGCTGTTGAAGACTGATGATGATGTACTGGTTAACCCTTGGAGGATGAGGGAAGTGGTGAATGGGTCCCAGGCAGCCCTGATAG GGTACAGGAAAGAAAACAACTACCTCCATCGAGATCCTTACAACAAGTGGTTCGTACCAAAATGGCTGATACGAAATGATCATGTACCACAATACCTCTCTGGTACGGggtatttaattaatg tgaAATACATACAACAAATCCTAGAAGCGGCATATAAAGTGCCCATGATTAACTTAGAGGATGTTTATTTTACGTATCTAGTCGCTAACCAAACCGCCGGTTTAAATTTAACCCACGATCGTAGTTTAAGTCCGTATAAACCGTGGTTACCGATTAGTTGTTTGTATTGGGGGTTAGCATCGGCCCACAGTTTAAACCCCCAAGAGATTCTGAAATGGGGGTCGCGTATATTAGAAATGGGTCGGGATTATGAGAATAATGAAACTTTTTGTGCGTTTGATAGTTTTAGTGAATGGCTTTTATATTGA
- the LOC123701729 gene encoding beta-1,3-galactosyltransferase 5-like isoform X1 has protein sequence MRRYKNYVMLFVPRRSTIMRLSLALVVFIPLLWCWFTVDVVAQGLLPAVVLQDLDHLQRNRNLKEYVDNIQLLIEPSTPPCDNLLAIVTSSPLRFAQRDAIRATWGKGLRTLFLLGVNGGREEDLLVDNYIEAKLHSDMIIYQFNDHYQNLTLKTGLIMKWTLEKCPSTSWLLKTDDDVLVNPWRMREVVNGSQAALIGYRKENNYLHRDPYNKWFVPKWLIRNDHVPQYLSGTGYLINVKYIQQILEAAYKVPMINLEDVYFTYLVANQTAGLNLTHDRSLSPYKPWLPISCLYWGLASAHSLNPQEILKWGSRILEMGRDYENNETFCAFDSFSEWLLY, from the exons ATGAGGAGatacaaaaattatgttatgttGTTTG TACCACGCCGCAGCACCATAATGCGTCTCTCCCTAGCGCTCGTGGTATTCATACCACTGCTGTGGTGCTGGTTTACCGTGGATGTGGTAGCGCAGGGTCTGCTGCCAGCGGTGGTACTGCAGGACTTGGATCATCTGCAAAGGAACAGGAATCTGAAGGAGTATGTGGATAATAT CCAACTGCTAATAGAGCCATCTACACCACCATGCGATAATCTCTTAGCAATAGTGACGTCATCGCCGCTCCGTTTCGCTCAACGCGACGCGATTCGCGCGACATGGGGAAAGGGGTTGAGAACGTTATTCTTGCTTGGGGTTAATGGGGGTCGGGAGGAAGATCTACTG GTAGACAATTACATAGAGGCGAAGCTACACAGTGACATGATAATATACCAGTTCAACGACCACTACCAGAACCTGACCCTCAAGACCGGTCTGATAATGAAGTGGACCCTGGAGAAATGTCCCTCAACCAGCTGGCTGTTGAAGACTGATGATGATGTACTGGTTAACCCTTGGAGGATGAGGGAAGTGGTGAATGGGTCCCAGGCAGCCCTGATAG GGTACAGGAAAGAAAACAACTACCTCCATCGAGATCCTTACAACAAGTGGTTCGTACCAAAATGGCTGATACGAAATGATCATGTACCACAATACCTCTCTGGTACGGggtatttaattaatg tgaAATACATACAACAAATCCTAGAAGCGGCATATAAAGTGCCCATGATTAACTTAGAGGATGTTTATTTTACGTATCTAGTCGCTAACCAAACCGCCGGTTTAAATTTAACCCACGATCGTAGTTTAAGTCCGTATAAACCGTGGTTACCGATTAGTTGTTTGTATTGGGGGTTAGCATCGGCCCACAGTTTAAACCCCCAAGAGATTCTGAAATGGGGGTCGCGTATATTAGAAATGGGTCGGGATTATGAGAATAATGAAACTTTTTGTGCGTTTGATAGTTTTAGTGAATGGCTTTTATATTGA
- the LOC123701731 gene encoding replication stress response regulator SDE2 → MTSMNIFFENQKLTDVVCEYTNELKQIVSQKYGVPYDDLYVTSNGKIVSSDQCLHADSVIRVCTRLIGGKGGFGSMLRAIGAQIEKTTNREACRDLSGRRLRDINEEKRLRKWLEGQEDREREAAERKQKKLEKLLAEPKIDVNLNPSYEKEREELPERVSSAVEAGWEAAGSSNERKRKSDEVQQKKKKAKLWIDAELSDCSSLSEDEEEVEKPKAKSVSTDSGNESDHTAESSKV, encoded by the coding sequence ATGActtcaatgaatattttctttgagAACCAGAAGTTAACTGATGTGGTTTGTGAATATACCAATGAATTGAAACAAATAGTCTCACAGAAGTATGGTGTGCCATATGACGATCTGTACGTAACATCTAATGGGAAGATAGTTTCTTCTGATCAATGCCTACACGCGGACAGCGTTATTCGAGTATGTACCAGATTAATTGGAGGGAAAGGTGGTTTTGGATCTATGCTACGAGCTATTGGCGCCCAAATCGAAAAGACGACCAACCGAGAAGCGTGCCGTGACTTATCAGGAAGGCGCTTACGTGATATAAACGAAGAGAAGCGTTTACGGAAGTGGTTAGAAGGACAGGAAGATCGTGAGCGCGAAGCTGCTGAGCGTAAGCAGAAAAAACTTGAAAAGTTACTCGCTGAGCCGAAAATTGACGTGAATTTGAACCCTAGCTATGAAAAAGAGCGTGAAGAGCTGCCGGAGCGTGTGAGTTCAGCTGTAGAAGCTGGTTGGGAGGCTGCGGGGTCATCTAATGAACGGAAACGCAAATCTGATGAGGTTcaacaaaagaaaaagaaagctaagcTGTGGATTGACGCTGAACTGTCTGATTGTTCCTCTTTGAGTGAAGATGAGGAAGAAGTTGAGAAACCAAAGGCCAAGTCTGTGTCAACAGATAGTGGAAATGAATCTGATCATACCGCAGAAAGTAGTAAAGTGTGA
- the LOC123701999 gene encoding uncharacterized protein LOC123701999 codes for MKVRLVFAILVFLAFVGTPVIADYIWHRDEIPYEAKSKCLRGTSYYSNSLNANDTDIDVASEIESLLDYDNIDVCFFCVCSVDAKAASCINRDPWFCEYYRIIKEPDAMRHKYKQLFQQDRPAYFRQLSYRLRRTMDDSMFELIDKVGDKNDDSKCVPFVSEYSDCTDANMCTGCTKCHCTEAGEWSCKDVISCPDDDDGEDNSINGDSVYSAIDVLMSEVKKREQKQNTKQRLVPLPPGPEEDVLLVADKNRYEEDFDAYLAREKRSIDQNEPEHNGTVKFYNTIDEINEDTLKNSNKSGTIEVQKINPNVKISRRKGLMEGINKTELSSLHIEFNTPQDYEHQFAENKIDSFPHDEKSLALDKEKQNIIGNYSQKDKDKNLSKIVVNELTKGNEVIGDKNVIPVSNITFTPENDTLTAMAFIAGNLLNKLWNMDKESSDSFETETLKHEKINDLLELFKEPLNLRQETFLKNALEKLSHTLNNNKNVNNISICETIEVKNLQHEVNNTQDLVTQNKGKCNKTIKEPENIKTAKNVTSNVVQKLTDVLNLIQKFENTQKALNNLKGHTPIKIDLEEDVSPDTSKFDMFANVLEKITKLLLPTKKSNRIHRKMKQLNQLANDENMKNNIKGNGRTNLVNLTVTAKDKIVLDYVNHIQNNPQCLLNQIAQESINPSINLKGEIIDTLTEFLKIKSFIDLSKLIEPERFTTTTTSTTTQSTTTTKKLELLRQSDQQEPKKLASAKERLKLHLQSIINDLAELQKERGTKNNTNFNITDILPCISHILNDNQQEHSTTKKPSPLENMENLMEALTLEFKSIPLSRRSASSDAKRPTSAKVWRRVITNINHLQKQNRRFDFEEQKSYDDLKKMIDNIEKLSNTYKNFALLSVVPPHKKLMLLKTLEADVARHKNVLENIKKSYDAVENVPSENQKEIVEFIDNTATNIKLSNNVIANLNKANPKRQIKSINTSFTVNELSNKRQRKSNLKIPSDVTKSSNSNILKNVNKDFKLSREQILNQLISNRIQLYLKIKEEEGVESDDINYNIGKRALISLRRGNSSLARELFNILVQNKNIEGLNQTRRMNPHKKVGRKDLKGTFLYALKEPLLKIRDPRENIREKQQDLLFAK; via the exons ATGAAAGTGCGTCTGGTGTTTGCTATCTTGGTGTTCCTTGCCTTCGTGGGGACCCCTGTGATTGCAG ATTATATCTGGCATAGAGACGAGATTCCCTACGAGGCGAAATCTAAGTGTCTCCGAGGCACGTCCTACTACAGTAACAGTCTCAATGCGAATGATACAGACATAGATGTAGCCAGTGAGATCGAGTCCCTTCTAGACTACGATAATATCGATGTATGCTTCTTCTGCGTCTGTTCTGTTGACGCTAAAGCAGCTAGTTGCATCAACCGAGACCCCTGGTTCTGTGAATACTACAGAATCATTAAGGAACCAGACGCGATGAGGCATAAATACAAGCAACTGTTCCAGCAAGACCGACCCGCGTATTTCAGACAACTTTCGTACAGATTGCGGCGGACTATGGACGATTCTATGTTTGAGTTGATAGATAAGG tggGTGATAAAAATGATGATTCAAAATGTGTCCCATTCGTGTCGGAGTACTCAGATTGTACAGatg CAAACATGTGCACTGGATGCACCAAATGCCACTGTACCGAGGCAGGCGAGTGGTCATGTAAGGACGTCATCTCCTGccctgatgatgatgatggtgaAGACAACAGCATCAACGGTGACAGCGTCTATAGTGCTATTGATGTTTTGATGTCTG aggTGAAAAAAAGAGAACAAAAGCAAAATACTAAACAACGATTAGTGCCTCTTCCTCCGGGACCTGAAGAAGATGTTTTAttag TTGCAGATAAAAATCGTTATGAGGAAGATTTCGACGCGTATTTGGCACGTGAAAAAAGATCTATAGATCAAAATGAGCCAGAACATAACGGCACAGTCAAATTCTACAATACTATTGATGAGATTAATGAAG ATACTTTGAagaattcaaataaatctgGTACTATAGaagttcaaaaaattaatcCTAACGTCAAAATATCACGACGAAAAGGGTTAATggaaggaataaataaaaccgaATTGAGTTCATTACACATTGAGTTTAACACGCCTCAAGATTATGAAcatcaatttgctgaaaataaaattgactcTTTCCCACATGATGAAAAATCATTAGCACTTGATAAAGAAAAGCAGAACATTATTGGGAATTATTCGcaaaaagacaaagataaaaACTTATCCAAAATAGTTGTTAATGAGTTAACTAAAGGTAATGAAGTTATAGGTGATAAAAATGTCATACCAGTATCTAATATAACATTTACACCAGAAAATGACACGTTAACAGCAATGGCTTTTATTGCgggaaatttattaaataaactctGGAATATGGATAAAGAATCCAGTGATTCATTTGAAACTGAAACTTTAAAACACgagaaaataaatgatttgttaGAACTATTTAAAGAACCACTCAATTTGAGACAAGAAACGTTTCTTAAGAATGCTTTAGAAAAACTGTCTCATACTctgaataacaataaaaatgtgaacAATATTTCGATCTGCGAAACAATTGAAGTTAAAAATTTGCAACATGAAGTCAATAATACACAGGATTTAGTTACTCAAAACAAaggtaaatgtaataagaCTATAAAAGAGCcagaaaacattaaaacagCGAAAAATGTTACATCTAATGTTGTACAGAAATTGACAGATGtactaaatttaatacaaaagtttgaaaatacacaaaaagcTCTGAACAACTTAAAAGGTCACACCCCTATTAAAATTGACCTAGAGGAAGATGTATCCCCAGATACAAGTAAATTTGATATGTTCGCTAATGTATTAGAAAAGATAACAAAATTGTTATTGCCTACGAAAAAATCTAATAGAATACATagaaaaatgaaacaattaaaTCAATTAGCCAATGACGAgaacatgaaaaataatataaaaggaAATGGAAGAACGAATTTAGTAAACTTGACTGTTACAGCTAAAGacaaaattgttttagatTATGTGAATCATATTCAGAATAATCCTCAGTGTTTATTGAACCAGATTGCACAAGAATCTATAAACCCGTCGATTAATCTTAAAGGTGAAATAATCGACACTCTGACtgagtttttaaaaattaaatcttttattgACTTATCGAAACTAATAGAACCAGAAAGATTTACCACCACTACTACTTCAACTACTACCCAATCGACAACGACAACTAAAAAACTTGAGTTATTAAGACAATCAGACCAGCAAGAACCGAAAAAGCTCGCTTCTGCTAAAGAGAGACTAAAACTACACTTACAATCTATAATAAATGACTTAGCAGAGTTACAAAAGGAACGTggtactaaaaataatacaaatttcaaCATTACTGATATACTACCTTGTATAAGTCACATATTGAATGATAACCAGCAGGAACATTCAACTACTAAAAAGCCTTCCCCTTTAGAAAATATGGAAAATTTAATGGAGGCTTTAACATTAGAATTTAAGTCTATTCCTTTGTCAAGAAGAAGTGCATCGAGCGATGCAAAAAGGCCTACTTCAGCTAAAGTATGGAGACGTgttataacaaatattaatcatTTGCAAAAGCAAAACAGACGTTTTGATTTCGAAGAACAAAAGTCCTATGATGATTTGAAAAAGATGATagataatatagaaaaattaagtaatacgtataaaaattttgCATTGCTGTCCGTTGTACCACCACACAAAAAGCTCATGCTGTTGAAAACTCTGGAAGCAGACGTAGCACGTCATAAAAACGTTTTGGAAAACATCAAAAAATCTTATGATGCTGTTGAAAATGTACCTTCCGAGAATCAGAAAGAAATTGTTGAATTCATTGACAATACAgctacaaatattaaattgagcAATAATGTTATTGCTAATTTGAATAAGGCTAATCCTAAACGCCAGATCAAATCAataaatacaagctttacTGTAAATGAGTTATCAAATAAAAGGCAAAggaaaagtaatttaaaaataccaaGCGATGTTACTAAATCTTCAAACTCGAACAttcttaaaaatgttaataaagattttaaactATCACGAgaacaaatattaaatcaacTTATTTCTAATCGAATTCAATTGtatctgaaaataaaagaagaagaaggTGTTGAGTCagatgatattaattataatattgggAAAAGAGCGTTAATTTCTCTACGGCGTGGTAACAGCAGCCTTGCAAGGGAATTGTTTAACATTTTAGtgcaaaacaaaaatattgaaggACTTAATCAGACTAGGAGAATGA ATCCACATAAAAAAGTGGGAAGGAAAGATTTAAAAGGTACTTTTCTTTACGCACTAAAAGAACCATTACTGAAAATTCGAGATCCTAGAGAAAATATTCGAGAAAAACAGCAAGATCTATTATTTGCTAAATGA